A stretch of DNA from Shewanella sediminis HAW-EB3:
ACGCTATATCATCTTTAAGTCGAGCGATAACTCCCATATGATTCTCGTTCCTTATGCTTCGTTATTGTCTTTCGGTGCCACTTTTTTATCGATAGAGGTTAACATCCCTCTCAGGATATTCATCTCTTGTCTTTCCAACCTGGCTCGACTAAACAGACGACGTAACTTTGTCATTACCTGACCAGGATGCTGCTTAACTATGAAGCCGGTATTGAGCAGTGTCTCTTCGAGGTGACTAAAAAAGTTTTCACGCTCTTTTGCAAAAGGATATTCATTCACCGGCTCAACATAGCCTTCAGGTTTGGCATTTTCAAAATCACGCTGAACCTGAGCAAGGTGAGCCACACGCGCTTCATAACAGATGATCTGTACCGCTTGTGCTAAGTTAAGCGAAGTATATTCCGGGTTTGCCGGTATCGCGACATGATAGTTAC
This window harbors:
- the trmJ gene encoding tRNA (cytosine(32)/uridine(32)-2'-O)-methyltransferase TrmJ, with the protein product MLSNIRVVLVGTSHPGNIGSTARAMKTMGLSTLYLAEPRVAPDGHSVALAAGASDILKHAVTVDSVAEAIADCSLVIATSARSRTLDWPMLEPREAGEKLVASALTGPVAIVFGRENNGLSNEELQKCNYHVAIPANPEYTSLNLAQAVQIICYEARVAHLAQVQRDFENAKPEGYVEPVNEYPFAKERENFFSHLEETLLNTGFIVKQHPGQVMTKLRRLFSRARLERQEMNILRGMLTSIDKKVAPKDNNEA